Proteins from one Candidatus Cloacimonas sp. genomic window:
- a CDS encoding helix-hairpin-helix domain-containing protein, which yields MKVKNPLRNFLTPNEQKMLLFLAVAILGGCFLDFFFGKPLLASSTDLDSLKQAVKIDKPLCLDIRIATKEEIICLPGIGEKRAEDIIAYRETHPFTSVNEIMKVKGIGAKTYKNILPDLLVFGDSTNYKLVNTQTDSPKQAKSAKTKIENNSIVNLNTATLEELCSLNGIGEVKAKAIMEWREENGKFTSIEDITKVKGIGAKTLEKNRERLTVN from the coding sequence ATGAAAGTAAAAAACCCTCTGCGTAATTTTTTAACTCCCAATGAACAAAAAATGCTGCTGTTTTTGGCGGTGGCAATTCTGGGTGGGTGCTTTCTGGATTTCTTTTTTGGAAAACCACTTCTGGCATCTTCCACCGATTTGGATTCTCTAAAACAAGCAGTTAAGATAGATAAACCCCTCTGCCTGGACATTAGAATCGCTACAAAAGAAGAAATTATCTGCCTGCCCGGCATTGGAGAAAAAAGAGCGGAAGATATCATTGCCTATAGGGAAACACATCCCTTCACATCGGTGAATGAAATTATGAAAGTAAAAGGCATTGGAGCAAAGACATATAAGAATATTTTGCCCGATTTGCTCGTCTTTGGAGATAGCACAAATTATAAACTTGTTAACACCCAAACTGATAGCCCTAAACAAGCAAAAAGTGCCAAAACGAAAATTGAGAATAACTCTATCGTCAATTTGAATACGGCAACACTGGAAGAACTCTGCTCTCTAAACGGCATTGGGGAAGTGAAAGCCAAGGCAATAATGGAATGGAGAGAAGAAAATGGCAAATTTACAAGCATTGAAGATATTACAAAAGTGAAAGGAATCGGAGCGAAGACATTGGAGAAAAACAGGGAACGATTGACGGTGAATTAG